In Nodosilinea sp. PGN35, the genomic stretch GGTGCCCGCCTACCAGCTGGCGCTCCACGCCGAAGACACTGAGTCTGGGCCCCAGGGCTCTGAAGATCACACCTGCACCCTGCCCATGACCACGGAGGCGCTGCTGGCCAATGCCCTGCGCTACCTGAGTACCCACACCCACAGCCTGCGGATTAAAAAGCTGGTGTTCGCCACCTACCAGCAGGCCTGGGAAAACGACCCGGCGGTGCTAGAGCAGTTCGACCTCAGGTCGCTGCTGCTGTCGCTGCGCGATCGCTGCCCCACCCTGGCGGACTTCGAAGACCAGCTCCAGCGAGTGGTGGCCGGGCTCAATCGCCAAGACCTCTACAGCGAGGTGGCCGAAACCATCCTCAAGCAGCTTCAGCCCTGGTACGGGCGATCGCTGTTTCAAAACCCCGAAACCGCCCCTGAGGCGATGACCCAGCTCACCGTGCGATCCCAGGAGGAGCACTGTCAGGCCATTGCCAACCAGTTTGACCAGAGCCCCGAGGCCCTGCGGCTGCGCAAGCTGCTGTACTGCCTCTGCCACGGCAGCTGGGAAAACGACCCCAACCTCCTCACCCAAATGTATCTGCCGGGGCTCATTCAGCACACCCTCACCGTAGCGCCCAAACCCCAGGATCTGCGCTACCGCCTGGGCCGCATTGTGAAACACCTGAATCGACGGCAGCAGTACACCCGCCTGGCCAATCAGATCATGGTCGGGTTTCAGCCACTCTACCAAAACCAGACCGAGGCCCTGGAGCCGGCCACAGTTCTAGCCGAAGCCACGGCCCTGGCTGACCCCTCGGGCCCCTCCAGCCCCAGCGCCGAGGTCTATACGACTCTGGCCAGCGGCAGCGGCTATGACCAGCCAGCGGATCTAACCACCCTCCACGGTACCCTGTCCAACCCCCTGGGCGGGGGGGCTGAGCCGGGGGGAGCAAAGCGCGATCGCTCCTCCCTGTTTGATCTGCGGGGCGACATTATTCAGTACGCCAACCCGCTGCGGGCCAAAATTCTGCTGTACTCCTGTCTCTACGGGCCCTTTGGCTACACCACCCAGGACTGGTCTAGCCTCCGCCGCCGCACCCTCGACGACTTGCTCCAACAAACCTTCGAATACTGTCCCACCTACGCCGATTTAGACAGTAAGCTATCCATTATTGCCCACTGCCTGGGCCGGGTTGATGACGGGGGGCAGGTGGCTCGGGCTATCACCCAGGCCATGCGCGCCTACTATCCCCAAGATCCCAACAGTCTGCTAGATCCTTTGGATCCGATTGAGGCTCTGGGCTCAGACCCCCCGCTGCATCCCGAAGTTGTCCCCCCCTTGTCAGACTCTGGGTCTGACAAGGGGGCTGACCCTGGCGATCGTTCCGCAGTGGCGGTTCGCGCCTCCGCCCGCTTCTCCGCCTAAGCCCCCCTGGTTTCGCTATGAATGCCCGCGAACTGCTCGATGCCTATGCCCGTGGCGATATGGATTTTAAGGGTAAGACTCTGGTGGGCATCGACCTCGCTGGGGCCGACCTGATTGGGGCCAATATGGTGCAGGCGGATCTGGAAAATGCCAACCTCATGCTGGCATTTTTAACCCGAGTGCGGTTTCGTCAGGCCAATCTGTCGCGGGCTCAGATGGGGGGGGCCAACCTCAACCAGGCCGACCTGTCGGCGGCGGTGCTGCGCGATGCCGATCTGCACGGGGCCAGCCTCCAGGGAGCCGACCTGCGCAGTGCCAATATGACCCTGGCCGACCTGCTCGATGCCAACCTGACCGGGGCCGACCTGCGCAATGCCGACCTCAGCGGGGCCAACCTGACCGGGGCCTGCCTGCGCGGAGCCAACCTGCGCCAGGAGAACCGCAAGTATGCCACCAACCTGCGCGGAGCTAAACTGCACCTGGCCGATCTGCGGGGCACCAATCTCTCGGGGGCTGACTTGGCCTACGTCGATCTCAGCGGGGCTAACCTCAGCGAAGCGGTGCTGCGCGACGCCAACCTCAAGGGGGCCAATCTGCGTGGAGCGTTGCTGCGCAATGCCAACCTCAGCGATGTCGATCTCAGCCAAAGCTGCTTAGAAGCAGCCGATCTCACCCACTGCCGCTTCCCCCGCAGCAACCTGAGCCAGGCCAACCTCAACCGCGTCAGCGCCAAGGGGGCCGACTTTACCGAAACCACCATGGCGCTGGCCCAAATGGATGACTGCAACCTGGCCGATGCTCGCTTTAGCCGCGCCGACCTGGCCCGAGTGAGCCTGTGCCGTTCGATTTTGACTAAGGCACTGCTGGTGGAGACCTACCTGGGCCGGGCTGACCTCACCGATGCCGACCTGAGCGAGGCCATTCTCGATCGAGCCGAGATCAGCAGCAGCACCATGACCAATGTCACGCTGGCCGGAACTACCATGCCCGATGGTAGTATTCATGGGTAAAGGCAGCGGCCTAGACTCGCCTGCGGCAGGATCTGCCGGAGCAATTCCTGGCGCGGGGACTGGGCCGATCCGACCGGCTCACGTTTCTGGTGAGCCAGCTGGACACCATTGTTAGCGACCCGGATGAAGCCATTGAGCAGCCCTAGGGTATGTCATCAATTGTGGCCAGAAACCCTGATATCAAGCCTTGCCACGCCCGACCCAACAGACAGGCCAGGGGCTGCAACCCTTAATTTTTGTGGATTCAGCAGCTAATTGATGACAGCCCCTAGCGGGCCGACAGCAATCTAGTAGTCGAGTTCTTCTTCGTACTCGGTTACTTTCTTCCGCTGGGGAATGTTGAGGGGTTTTGCCTCGTAGGGTTCAGCTTCGTCTTCCTCATTCCAGACGTCTTCGGTGACGTCCTGAAACTCGGCATCGTAGGCTTTGTAGCTGCTCGGGTCGTCCAGGGTGGCGGCCTGGTAGCGCTCCGCAGGCTGCTGGGCCTGAAGGGGAGCCTCTACCCGTTCGGGTTCGCCCCAGTCATCGTCGCTCCAGCGCTCTTCGGCGGCGGCGGGACGGGCTTTGCTGAATTCGGCGGGCACCTGTACCCCAGAGGGCAGCTGGTTGGCCGTTGACACGGGCATGATGTACTCGCTGTCGTCGTTGCGATCCCAGGGGGCGCTGCCGATGCCCAGACGCTCCAGCAGCCCCACACTGAGCTGCACCATCTTTTCTTCAGCGCCCTCGAAAACGATCAGGCGATCGGGGCCGCTGCTGACCACTTCGTCAATGGAAAGCTCGTAGGTGCTGATCACCTGGTCAGGAATTTGGGGCAGCCCAAAGGAGGCGATCACAATGGTCTCGAGGCGTCCGGTGGTGACGTCAAATTTGAAGCCGCGCACCCGTCCCAGGGGTTCCCCGGTTTCGGTGATGACTTCACAGTTGACCAGGGTGCTGTAGGGGGCGACGCTCATTTCGTCGTCCATGGCCGCCTCATCATCCACCAAGATCACGTCGCCAATCTGGCGAATGCTGGTCAGAGCCATGACCTGCTGGGTGCTCGATACCAGCCCAGACATAATATTTTCCCGCAGGCCAATGGCCACGACCTCTCGCTGGTCTACATCTACCCAAACCTGGCTGACAATGCCAAGCCGCTGGCCAGAATTGCGAGTAATTACCTGGGTACCCAAGAAATCGGAGCGCAGACGATACTTGTCTAAGGTCATGTTTAATCCATCTCGTGAACCGAGACAACAGAGCGCTGGTAAAAGCCAGGCCGCCGGTAGACCGTATTACCAGGGTAACTAGGCACCTTAACCTGAATAGTTATCTTAACCAGAATCGTCTAATTCTACAGGAGGGAAGACCGAACCACTAGCCGCAGCCAGGGAGTCTGCTGGCCCAGGGATGGCTGGCGGTGAAGGACGGCAGAAAACGCGTTTGAGGAAGAATGGCGGCTGACATTTCTCCCTGACACCGCTCTGAGGCCCCCCCGGCCCCCCTAGAACCCCGCCAGGGGATGCGGTAGGATCGGCGGTGAACTTAAGCGGCAAGGAAGACTAGGCTCATGTTTCATCTATACTTTGGGGCGTTTGATATTGTGCTTTACCTGGCGGGTCTGTACGGGGCGATCGCCCTGTCTAAAGCCCTCTGCGACCAAATGGATGAGGCTGAAGCCGCGCAGACTGAGACTGTCGCCGCGCCGCAGGTTGCCCCCATGCAGACCATTGCCCCCCACCTGGTCGCCCCCGCCGCCAAGCGCGAAGCGGTGGGCGTCAGGGTGTCCGCAGACTGACGCCGGGCAGCGCCTGCACCGATACAGCAGCTTTTGCCAGCGGCTCCCCCAACGAGGTGCAGGCTGGCTCGGCTCTAAACTTCCCTACTTCTAGCTATCTAGCGTTCACGCTGCAACCCTACGCCAGCCCTACACCGCGCAAGTCGGCTAAACGCATCCACTGCGGCCCGCTCCTCGTACTACTCGTACTGGGAATGTGGCCCGATCGCGCTGTGTGAAGCCGCCCTGCAATAAACAGCGAAACTGCCACAGTGGCTTGTCTTTACCGGCAGGGGTTTGCCAGCATGGTTATAACCCTGGTGACCGGGGGCGATAGCCCCAGAATTTGGTCAATTTTTCCCTAGGGTGCTCTACTTTTTAGGTTTTGTGCCACTGTAGGTAGCTGGCACAGCACTCTAGCGAACAGACAGGGTCGGTAGAATGAGGAGACAACTGGCGCGGTTTGAGCATTGGCGACGCGCATGGTCACTGGCACACCACTGGATCAACAACGCGGCTATGCTCGATTTTTTTAAATATCGAGTGGGGCAGTCAGCGTGGACCAAGCTGATTGGCCGCACCCTGATGAAATGGCAGCAGGACGACTGTCTCGAAATGGGTGCCGCCCTTGCCTACTACGCCCTGTTTTCAATGTTTCCAATGATTTTGGTGTCGCTGAGTATTGTGGGCTTTCTAATTGGCCCCAGCACCGATGCCTACAATGCCGTACTGCACTTTGCCCAAGAGACCCTGCCCCCCGATGCCTTTCCTCTGGTGCAGGCGACCCTGACTGAGTTTCACAACGGTAGCACCAGTGCCAGCATTGTCGGTTTTGGCATTCTGCTATTTACTTCGAGCGGTTTTTTTGGGGCGCTCAGCCGCTCCTTTGACAAGATTTGGCACACTAAGCCCAGCCACCATCGCTTTGGCGGCGTAGGAGAAGTGGCGTTTATCTTTTTGTGGCGACGATTTCTGGCATTTTTGCTGGTGATTGGGGCCACCAGCCTGATCTTTATGTCGCTGCTATCTAACATCGCCATCGATACCATCACCAAGATTTTGGAGGGGGTTAACGAGTGGGTGACGGTGCTGGCCATCAAC encodes the following:
- a CDS encoding adenylate/guanylate cyclase domain-containing protein; this encodes MERRVSSLSQGQRLLAAIMITDAVGFSTRMSTDEERTLRLIDRDLTLIGDICREFGGTVLKSTGDGLLIYFLSAVEAVSCGLEMQRRLVDLAEGLEPDQYLDHRIGVHLGDILVSEQDVMGNGVNITARLQTYAKPRGLCVSRTIYDVVKARLNLHATFLGPLHLKNIEEPVPAYQLALHAEDTESGPQGSEDHTCTLPMTTEALLANALRYLSTHTHSLRIKKLVFATYQQAWENDPAVLEQFDLRSLLLSLRDRCPTLADFEDQLQRVVAGLNRQDLYSEVAETILKQLQPWYGRSLFQNPETAPEAMTQLTVRSQEEHCQAIANQFDQSPEALRLRKLLYCLCHGSWENDPNLLTQMYLPGLIQHTLTVAPKPQDLRYRLGRIVKHLNRRQQYTRLANQIMVGFQPLYQNQTEALEPATVLAEATALADPSGPSSPSAEVYTTLASGSGYDQPADLTTLHGTLSNPLGGGAEPGGAKRDRSSLFDLRGDIIQYANPLRAKILLYSCLYGPFGYTTQDWSSLRRRTLDDLLQQTFEYCPTYADLDSKLSIIAHCLGRVDDGGQVARAITQAMRAYYPQDPNSLLDPLDPIEALGSDPPLHPEVVPPLSDSGSDKGADPGDRSAVAVRASARFSA
- a CDS encoding PRC-barrel domain-containing protein produces the protein MTLDKYRLRSDFLGTQVITRNSGQRLGIVSQVWVDVDQREVVAIGLRENIMSGLVSSTQQVMALTSIRQIGDVILVDDEAAMDDEMSVAPYSTLVNCEVITETGEPLGRVRGFKFDVTTGRLETIVIASFGLPQIPDQVISTYELSIDEVVSSGPDRLIVFEGAEEKMVQLSVGLLERLGIGSAPWDRNDDSEYIMPVSTANQLPSGVQVPAEFSKARPAAAEERWSDDDWGEPERVEAPLQAQQPAERYQAATLDDPSSYKAYDAEFQDVTEDVWNEEDEAEPYEAKPLNIPQRKKVTEYEEELDY
- a CDS encoding pentapeptide repeat-containing protein; the protein is MNARELLDAYARGDMDFKGKTLVGIDLAGADLIGANMVQADLENANLMLAFLTRVRFRQANLSRAQMGGANLNQADLSAAVLRDADLHGASLQGADLRSANMTLADLLDANLTGADLRNADLSGANLTGACLRGANLRQENRKYATNLRGAKLHLADLRGTNLSGADLAYVDLSGANLSEAVLRDANLKGANLRGALLRNANLSDVDLSQSCLEAADLTHCRFPRSNLSQANLNRVSAKGADFTETTMALAQMDDCNLADARFSRADLARVSLCRSILTKALLVETYLGRADLTDADLSEAILDRAEISSSTMTNVTLAGTTMPDGSIHG
- a CDS encoding YihY/virulence factor BrkB family protein — its product is MLDFFKYRVGQSAWTKLIGRTLMKWQQDDCLEMGAALAYYALFSMFPMILVSLSIVGFLIGPSTDAYNAVLHFAQETLPPDAFPLVQATLTEFHNGSTSASIVGFGILLFTSSGFFGALSRSFDKIWHTKPSHHRFGGVGEVAFIFLWRRFLAFLLVIGATSLIFMSLLSNIAIDTITKILEGVNEWVTVLAINQVQLLSWLRLGVSFVTLTLVVMVLYKTLPSTRVAWRDVWLGALFTSILWLILQQLISNSVISLGSQFRSYGVVGGVMVLMLWIYLTSQIFFLGGEFTYVYAHQFGSRKGQKKLTTRVGAP